AATGAACATATGTATGATAACAAGATTAATCGATACAATTGATGACATTACTAGTGAGATCCATGATAACATTTATAGTAATagttttatgaaaaataatataaaatctcCGGTTAACGAAGATATGCAATTGAATGAATCgttaacgaataataataataataataataataataataataataataataataataataataataataataaaacaaataatttatatactaATAATGTTCAATATATAACACTCTTAAAGGATTATTCTTTATGTTTACATACTAAGAAGGCTTTTCAAGAAACACATCGATATTTAAAAGATTTATTTAGAACATTGTATAagtaagaatataatataataaataaacgaatatatatagtaGTTTAAATTATCccttatatgattatatagttaTAATAGTTAAAGTATCTATAGTTTGATAGgttataatatatgttaataacaactactatatgatacacatatatataattcattaatgTTTGCCTGTAGATCCATAGCCTCCTTCATCACGCTCTGTCTTTGTCAGTTCTTCAACTTGTTCTATGTCgggatatataattttttcacaGATCAGTTGAGCAACACGATCACCCTTCTTtactttataatcatttttggcATGGTTAAACAAGATTATGCCAACATTACCTCTGTAATCTCTATCTATTACACCAGCTCCCACATCAAGATGGTGCTTCCATGACAGACCAGATCTTGGTGCAATCCTACCATAACACCCTTCAGGAAGTTCTACCTGAATATCTGTCTTTATGAGGGATTTCCCATTAGCCGGAATTGTCAGGTCATAAGCGCTGCATAAATCAAACCCGGCAGCACATTTTGAACCTTTTAAGGGCGTGAAAGCATGCTCAGTCAATTTTTTAAACTTTAGCACATTTTTCAATTCTGACATGGTGGAAGAgtcgcacgcgcgcatatatatgtatgtgttactcTCGCTGCAACGGCTAGTGAAATGTTTTTTAAAGACTaattggtgaatatatatatatatatatatatatatatatatatatatattcatattattaaaaaaaaataataaggagatatttcatatattttattcttaatttcattttgtggtggtaataataaatatgttgatATTTTAAAAGATTTATTTGGAACATATTAGTTTATTAAAGCTAGTTAAagctagattatatataataaacattaaagctagattatatataataaacattacgatatgtaataaacattataataaaaccttaatattatataataaaaccttaatattgtataataaaaccttaatattatataataaaaccttaatattatataataaaaccttaatattatataataaaaccttaatattatataaaaccttaatattatataataatacctTAATACtatatacagataattatataattagtttataaaatatctataattaacatttatatatattgatagagttatattattatttactagtAATACAATAGACACAATGATAAGGATCTCAAAGATTTTAATAACTCTTAACGAGTTGCTTGGTTAACGAGTTGCttggttatatataatatataagcattTTGCTGAGATAATCTTACATTATTTTGATATTCCTTTTCCAATTGTGTTTTCAAGCACTTAATCATTTGTTGATAGTTCTCTGAACGGGGAATAGCCGTCTCTCCGACTGCTACAGAAGACGATGACTCATTTTGTTGGTAGTTCTCTGAACGGGGAAGAGCCGTCTCACCGACTGCTACAGAAGACGATGACTCTTTTTGTTGGTGGTTATCTGAACGGGGAAGAGCCGTCTCACCGACTGCTACAGAAGACGATGACTCTTTTTGTTGGTGGTTATCTGAACGGGGAAGAGCCGTCTCACCGACTGCTACAGAAGACGATGACGATCCAACTGTTGCATCTGGTATGGTTGAAGTCTGTTGAGATATATTAGGATTTGTTTGAGGCATCTGCTTCCCTCTTCTTAtgatcattttccctctccttctcaagtgatttctccaccacctccgtctcctctccttacTCGTCTCGAATCTATGATTGAAGCCATatccactccatctcctctccctacccgccTGGAATCTATGATTGAAGCCATATCCAGGGTCTCTATATTTATGGTGAGTCGATGACCAGGCATATCTGCCATCCCTACGAACATCAATTGTCATGTTGTTCCATTGATAGGGAGCTTCAATAATTAGGTCGTCCATTTGAGAGGGTGTTGGAGAAGGCTGTGGAATGACCTGCTGATGGGGGTATGGGTGTAATATCAGCAGCAGTTATGTCTGATACCTCGgggaagttaatatatatatatatatcaggactaTTACGAGAAAGtttacaagaaaatataaaatatatcttccactttctgTCCCCACGAGACAGAACTGGTATAGTGAGAGCGTTGTCTACTCTTTATATGCAACAGACACGTATCTAAGACCGGAAGTGAAAGTTGCCACATTAtgttttgtctcttttatatataGAACAGAAACGTATATTGTCGCTATAATAGTAAATCGAAACGCCCCTTATTATGTTCTGAAAAaacatattatgttatatatatatatatatatatatatatatatatatgaccaaactataataatataatatacaatttctaaccctcaagcgaaataaagatttcatttaatatatgaccaaactataatatataatatacaatttctatccctcaagcgaaataaagatttaatttaatatatgaccaaactataatgtataatatacaatttctatccctcaagcgaaataaagatttcatttaatatatgaccaaactataatatataatatacaatttctatccctcaagcgaaataaagatttcatttaatatatgaccaaactataatatataatatataatttctatccTTCAAGCAAAATAAAgatttcatttaatatatatatatatatatatatatatatatatatatatatatatatatgacccatattttatatatttgtctgaatTAACTTTTATGTATAAACGactgcgtcatatatatatatatatatatatatatatatatatatatatatatttacagatttcatattttataattttcaatttctttaatttctttaataTACATCTATcaagctatatttttttcttaaaactacttttcttaattttttaatatttttaataataaatatatgataccgATGTTTTGACATTTGGGTTCAAATGTATTCTTTATAAACCACTTCACCTTGAGTCATTTCAGATATAAGATACTTctgtatttaatattttaaaaatatcaatGGGATTCACAATCTTACTACTGAAAATGGGCTTTCCTTTATAAAGGTTTAGCGGCTGAAAGAACAGCACATTTAATTTATGTATCATTACCCTTTAAATGTTCCTTCAGAAGGTCAACTAATTCCattgcttctgcttctttcttcttcttaacatAAAATTCAATACATAACTCCTGCAACTGTAGGGAAGAATCTGAGGTCTGTTTAGGCAGTTCCAAAGAGCTTATATTTGCATCTTTGATGACCTCTAGGTCAGACAAGCTTAGCAATGCAACTGATGCAGGATTTTGTTCCAATGATTTGAGGAGATTGACtgccctctcttcgtctcccatcGGACCATTTATTTCATCAGATACAAACAGCAAGTTGCTTGGTACTGACAGTGGAGAAGGATGCCGTGCCTCATCAGCTGCTAGGAAGATGAGTTTGGTATCAGGTGCCAGATTCTCCCAGTAAGCATCATCGACAACAGTGCCATCTTCTTCCAGTACTACAGTTAAAGTGCTAGTATCTTGTATACCTAGCTTTGCTGCACCTTTCTCTATGACATCCTGAAAGCCGTTGGCAACAACTCCATATCGACGTTTTCTGTCTTGTGACCATATTCTAATTGGCTTCTTCATTATCCCTGTATTAAAAAAATTAGAatgttgta
This DNA window, taken from Penaeus chinensis breed Huanghai No. 1 unplaced genomic scaffold, ASM1920278v2 CTG_4861, whole genome shotgun sequence, encodes the following:
- the LOC125024788 gene encoding DNA fragmentation factor subunit alpha-like, with translation MKKPIRIWSQDRKRRYGVVANGFQDVIEKGAAKLGIQDTSTLTVVLEEDGTVVDDAYWENLAPDTKLIFLAADEARHPSPLSVPSNLLFVSDEINGPMGDEERAVNLLKSLEQNPASVALLSLSDLEVIKDANISSLELPKQTSDSSLQLQELCIEFYVKKKKEAEAMELVDLLKEHLKGNDT
- the LOC125024787 gene encoding deoxyuridine 5'-triphosphate nucleotidohydrolase-like; the encoded protein is MSELKNVLKFKKLTEHAFTPLKGSKCAAGFDLCSAYDLTIPANGKSLIKTDIQVELPEGCYGRIAPRSGLSWKHHLDVGAGVIDRDYRGNVGIILFNHAKNDYKVKKGDRVAQLICEKIIYPDIEQVEELTKTERDEGGYGSTGKH